The nucleotide sequence caagaaaacacaaactagGTTACAATGGAAATCGAAAACGACATACAACAATGAACCTTGCTTTGCTTGCTTGTTTCTTGCTTTGGTTAGCCTTTTGATGCTTGGAAAGTGTAGCAATATTTTTCGTCAAAATTTCAAGAACCGGCTAAAGCAAGTCTTTTTCAAATCTTCACGAAAatcccttttctagggttacttCGACGCCTCCGAATCGATTAgcttactctcaatcgattgtcacgttaaCTAAACCATTCAAAACCTACAAAATGACTCTTTTTCGGTCATCTAATCGATTGGTGAACCATAACAATCAATTCGACAGCTTCTAATCGATTTCtctaatcgattcagaagctttatATTCTCACGAGAATCTTTTAATTAATTTCCAAATCAATTACATCACTCATTGTGCTCTTGCGAACAAGCTTCAATCAATTACCCTATTCGATTGGTGAAACCTGAATCGATTGCTCTAATCGATTCTAAACCCTTCTGTTCTTATGAAAAATACCCTTAATCTATTAACATAAAGCCTAATTGACTGCTCAATAGATTAAGTCAATTGATTTGAGCACTAAAACTCTAAGATTCGGATTTAAGATTTGACAATTGATTCCACTCCTTGGTAATTGATACTGACCCTAATTCCAGTCTTTCCGAGGCTGAAATCATATCTTGCTAGTATCCAGTTGACCTCAACCTACCAAGATTTTCATTGCCCAACATCTAGTCATATGTGACCTATTGAGACTTTCTGTTCCctagtatccaatcaaccttaacTTAGTGAGGctttttcaccaagtgttcgatcaacccttgatccacttggactttttatcTCGTGCCAACTTCCCGTCagactttcgatcaccaaatgtctagtcaacttttgacccacttcAACTTTTTTCTTGTCTAGTcctgctaggacttccactacctagtttcCAACTAGGTATTCGCCTACTAAGACTTCCCACTGTCTAATATCCAGTTAAGACTTTTTCAGATAAATACCTGATCCTCTCTTAATCTACTTGACTTTTTCTCTCgcatattattaaatattaaaactcaaattCGAGTTAACTCAAATTTAATCAAACTATCAACCTTGATCCACGAACAATTACACTAATAACATGAAGCATTAATGGATGTAGAAAGATTCAATTGGATAGAGCAAGAAGAGATTATCAAGTGCTATTATAGAATATCCAACTAAAACTTCAGCCTTTTGGAAAGGAATTTAGTTATTTTTCTTACTGGACGCAGACAAAATAAACTAACACATTAAGTAGATAATTGTGAGAGTTTTCGGAGTAGAGAAACAAGTCAACCATGATCAGGTGATAAATCGTTAAGCAAGATCTACAAGCGTTCTTTGACTAGGTTCACATTCAACAGCCATCCAACGCTATAATAAACATCTCTCCGAGCAATTATATCATTTGTAAACCCCAACTAATGTACAGTTTCCCAACAATCAAACCCGTGTGTACATTTTACAAAGAGGTTATAAGTTCACTTCACCCAGCCCAAATCCTATCCAATCTGTCGACGCTCCTCCTCCCTCTATCGATTTGATCTATGTGCTTTCCCgacttaatgaagtaatctaaacTCCTCCTTGACTTCTCTATTTGATCGTATGATGTGTCCAGTTTTGCCAACCTATCCAAATTGTAAGACTTCTGATCCTTGCTCCTCAACTTATCTGTGCTTGGCTTTGATTTTTCTCGGCGACTGGCGCTTTTCCTCGGTGGTTCCAAGAAATCAGTGATCTTCCTGGACAATTCAAACTGATCTGGGTTTTTTCTCCAGGTGCTCCTCTGTGAAGGTGTTTTCTCAACGGTCGCTATGAATTTTCTGAGGTGCTTGATGTACTCAGGGAAAAGTTCCAAGTCACAATGTTTTCCTCCTTTTAGCCAGAGCGGTTCATACTTCTCCTTGCATAATTCCCACAGTTTCTTGCCATGAGAGAAGTCGACAACTTCATCAGATGTGCCCTGTAGAACAGTGTATCTAAGAATCAATGATGGCATTTAGTCTGCACAAACTATTATAACAAAGTAGTCGCTTAAAGGTAATTAATAGTTTTTGCACTCTGCCAAGTTCTGAAAGTGCATATGTACTCTGAAAAGATGCAAATATTGTGTGCATTTATACAAGACAGAGGAAGGTTCCCTGAAGAACTTAATAATTCCCTGTCTGAAACTTCATATGCACTGGTAAACAATATATTCTATATATATTATATGATTTCGATCTACTACTTCAAGTTGTATCATAGCATATTTGCATTATCCCAAGGTAAACATGGAATTCTCATTTATAGAACAATGCTGATGTGTATGCACTAGGATAAAATGCAAGTTTTATCGGTGCCAAATTAAACCTTATTGAAATAAGTGATTCCAGAGCATTCACTTGCAGAAAGCAGAACAAAACGTCAAACTAGCTCTTTATAACAAGGCTATTGATTTATAAAGTAAGCATGGAGATGAAAACTGGATATAAACATGTTATTGCAAAGAGAAACTGATGGGAAAAAGCTTTAGAAGGTAAGATGTAAAATGAACTGGACAGAATAAATTTTCATGACTTCTACTAGAAAAGGGCCAGGTTTACACCATGATACGGAACCCTTTTGCCGTAAGCATacttaaagtataagttttcataaCTAAGAGAAAGCATACAAGGAGATTTTATGTGGAGTGGGTAGTTATTTTCAAAAACTACTCAACTATTACTTTTACACGTTAGTTATGCTCACAGATAATCAGCCTTGATAACCAGAAAGCAAATTATAGACTTAATTTTGTTGGATGACAAGGCAATGGTTTAAATGACATTAATAAAGTGATCGAGAATGTTTGGGAAATTAGCAAATAGGTCAACTGCAACCAACAAATTGCGTGTTATGGAAGGTAGTGCTACAGGgattttttcctccaaatgggacgCGCACCCACGGAATACTGGGCGGCCGCCACGAGCGCATCCCGATTTATCCTAGTGGCCGGTGGGAAGCTTCCACGGGGCCGAGCCGGTCGCCCCAAATTCGGTGTTACCtaattcatctttttttttttttatagaagaTAGTGCTATAAAGAGATAAATGCAGACATTAGTTAACTTACTAGCCAATGATACAACcaatactaaaaaaaaatactaatcagCTAGAACCTTTAAATGATAGAATACAAGTTTAACATGGAAGAAAATGCTGTATACTGTAATCTGGAACCACTATCCTTGCATTCAAAAAATACTCAATACAAGTTTCCTTGTATACTATAATCGCTCCCACAAGCTAGCGTAGTTGGTTCATGCAAGGGTGTTTCTATCAATAGGCTGGATCGATCCCAGCAGGTGCGGAATGCCTAGCTAGTTGTCTTAACCCCTCTTTGCATGCGCTGCTATTGCTGGGAGAAgccccatgatttacctcccttccggACATTGTGCACATGAAAAGTTTTAATTCTTGGCATGTGTTACAAATTTCTTGTTCCATCCTGTGAGTTCAAATAATTATTTAGGGTAGAATGTTGTACTTTGTGGAGAGTATTATTAGAGGTACAGTCAGAGACCTTAACTCATTTCTTAAGTACATTATAACATACTGTGAAAGGAAGTTAATATTAACGGCTGATGAGAATCCAAGATCATATGACATTCAAATATCTCATAGAAAAAAACTGTCCAAATTCAACTTTTATATCTCACTTCATTTTAATTTCCCTTTAACTTAGATGTTTGTTCACTTTATATTTATGTTCTATGTTGTTAATTTCGTGCCCTGGTCTCTTCCCAACAAAGAAGACGTCAGCATTTTGGAAATTTACAGTTTTGCATGTGCAGCTATACTTAGAAATTGAACAATCAGctacacataaaaataaaataaaataaaataataaataaagctTGCATGACAAAAAATCACTCCAAATATCAGCATATTATTCAACAGGAAAGAAAATGATAACAAATTGTAGGATAGGCTGAAAGCTGCCACcacaaaatataacaaaaaaattcTCCTGTGAAACAAAATAAGTAGGTTATCATCAAATGCTTCCACTAGAGGGTAAAAGCAAAGAGATGTCTTGAACAATTTATGGAAGCattaaactttttaagtttaacaAGCATGGGTGTTATAATTAGTTGGGCCAATATACAAAAAATAATCAGAATCATAACAACTTCTTGTTTGTTTTGAATGAACTGTAGATGACAAAACTTATATTGATGGATCATAAGGAGTTTGATTGGTGGCAGGATAGTGTACCAGGTGAAAACTGAAAGTCATTGATAAAAGCAAAAACCTTCAGTTGCACTTCATTTTTATCTGCTCATAGCAGTATCAGATATCTATGTATATTTGAACATTTATTTACCGACAATGAACAACCAAAGTGGATCGCATAACAGATTACTAAAAAGTTCAATGGCCCTTCAGATTAGTTGAAACATATTAGTGAACAGGCTTTGGATGTCTTGTTTCAACGAATGTGTTAAATCAGTATAATAGCTttttcaattttgtaaaatatctGGCAGACgtaaagaagaaaatacaaatttCTCATCCCAAAAAAatgtgttatttaacacaaaagcCAATTCtatgcaaataaatataaaatgagCGACAAATTATACTTACATGAATTACTAGCACAGGACAGTTGACCGATGATATTTTATCAATATTCTGCAAACAAAATTAACTAGAAagttaagaaatttaaaatttaagatgcAGAAACAATAAGAGGAAAGAAAACTAGCATATATGAAATTTAACCTTGTAGATATCAAACCAGTATGTACGTTTCACTGGATACATTACTCTTAAACCTGAGAGTATAGGGCTATGCAACACACCGGCCCGTAAGAAAGGCAGGCGAGCAGCCAAATCCACAGTTGGTCCACTGCCTACAGATTGCCCATAGAGAATTATTTCTTCCTCCTTGGCACCATAGTTCTCTTTGAGGCACTTATAAGCAGCCTCTATATCAGCATATGTGTTTTGCTCACTTGGCTACATCAATGAAAATTGTGAATTATTATGAACCTTATTGCTAAGTTATCAACCAGGAAAATCCAGAAATTGAGTTACAAAAACAAATATATAAACCTTTCCAGTTGATTGTCCGTATCCAGAATAGTCATACCTGAAAATATACAAGAGCTTTAGCCGAATTGCAAAATGTCATGGAACCATTTATTATTTGCTAGCACGCATTAAAGGGATATCAACTCGAGTACACTATCTTGTTTCTCTTGAGAGATCCATATAATTGCTTGAATATCATCATGCTAGTCTCCTTTAAGCACTGAACCTTTCTAACTATAACAATTTAAGGTTTGAGGTGAGGGAAATTCTTTGAAAATAGCTAATTCTTTTACTGCGAAATTCATTCTGAAGCACTTAGAATGAAGCAAAACAAACACATTAGGACATATGACATCAACCCAAAAATATTTACAAAGTCTTGGTTTCACAAATTTCAGAAGTTAATGATAGGAAGTTGGCACGTTGTGATTAGCAAGTCAGACAGTAGGATTACTTGTTCGCctacaaacaaaaacaaaaggaATCTAGTTTGATACATCTTACATCTTTTATATGAACAAATTAAAAATGTAACTCAGTCTAGCCACTTTATCTGTGACAACTTCAAAAGAGATGTTGATAGCCATCAACAAGAACAGTTGAGCTCCCTGAGAAAGAGACAAGTATTGAATGCATACAGAAAATTATGGGTTTTCATTCCTCTGAATATATGATTCCCTTTAAAAGATGCCTATGAATAAGAGATATCCTAAGTCCTCTTGGCACATCTTCTTTGATGTTGTTCCTCTGTCGACCTGATGAAGAATGAATACCAACTCATATCAGATTATCTTGCAACAGCAATTTGCAGACAAAGAGGTCCTCAACCAAATTTGGTTCAATACCAAGTCACTATCAAACTTTCTTCCACTAATGCATCCACATAATCAAATTACAATGGATCTCCACATCTCTGATAGCACTTGTATGGGTTGAGAACTCACTTGACTGACATGGAAAAGTAGCTAGAAGCTCCACTAGTAAGGAGGACAGCCACCGGTGAATTCCAACTTGAGGAGAGACGGTTGGGGTAGGGGATATACATGGaattttgttttcctttcttttctttctatgCATTTAAATGAACATAGTAAGGATCATTTATATTTTCGTCCTTCATTTCTTGCTTCCCTTCCTTTCCATCTTCATCCAACAAAGTAAACGCAGAACCCATGGTGACTACTTAAAAGGTATAACAGAATAGtggaaagaagagaggaaaactacAAACAAAGAGGTTAAATATGCAACTTATGTGCCCTTTTATTGACAGGAAGATATCACTTCCCTTGAGTGCAAAAAGAGTTAGATATGATCTGAATACAAAATCAGTATTATGAATCACAAGGTTTATCACTGAATTTATGCtatacaacaaaaaaaaaaaatcagtctcATTCTGTATTTTCCAAATATTCATGGAAATGCAGTATCTCAGTATCTAGATGCTCAGCTTAGTGCTGAACTTAATTTGTGGTCACTAAGCATTCCCAATCCATTAAATTGATGCGTTAGATGGTAACAACGAACCAGAGGTGAAAGTATTGATCATGAAACACTAGATTTTTGACATCcttagggcatctccaatggAAACATGAGGTTTTTCCATTTTCGAGGTGCCACGTCATTGtcaaatcaaaagtaaaaaaccTCACTCTtctctccactataaaaaaaaaacctcCATACAACTTTTTTATGGGTCTCA is from Zingiber officinale cultivar Zhangliang chromosome 7B, Zo_v1.1, whole genome shotgun sequence and encodes:
- the LOC122005351 gene encoding alpha/beta hydrolase domain-containing protein 17C-like; protein product: MGGVTSSVAAKLAFFPPSPPSYEVITESESGVVRLNIYPHRENVEVLRLPTRRGTEIVAIYVRNPLAVSTVLYSHGNAADLGQMYELFVELSIHLRVNLLGYDYSGYGQSTGKPSEQNTYADIEAAYKCLKENYGAKEEEIILYGQSVGSGPTVDLAARLPFLRAGVLHSPILSGLRVMYPVKRTYWFDIYKNIDKISSVNCPVLVIHGTSDEVVDFSHGKKLWELCKEKYEPLWLKGGKHCDLELFPEYIKHLRKFIATVEKTPSQRSTWRKNPDQFELSRKITDFLEPPRKSASRREKSKPSTDKLRSKDQKSYNLDRLAKLDTSYDQIEKSRRSLDYFIKSGKHIDQIDRGRRSVDRLDRIWAG